A single region of the Enterobacteriaceae endosymbiont of Donacia tomentosa genome encodes:
- the dnaE gene encoding DNA polymerase III subunit alpha, producing MNYPYFIHLHVHSDYSMQNGLSKIEKIIEKTALLNMPAIAITDISNIFGLVKFYKIAHHYGIKAIIGADFKIENLNNGFSKLTILASNNIGYQNLKLLIADIYKNGYNNIIGPTVTYQLLKKYCQGLIILSGGVKGDIGKNILQKNTYLIKILINFYKKYFPNRFYLELIRTNRANEENYINMALEISHYFSIPLVATNEVYFLNKKDFDTHNIRVAINRGYTLNESKEKLDYSPEQFLKNTQEMCILFKDIPEALSNSVEIAKKCNVFLKLNQYFLPKFKVKNVSSPQNYLIKKSYIGLQKRLKNIYQNINIFNSKKMKYEKRLFYELNIINKMGFPSYFLIVMEFVQWAKKNSIPVGPARGSGAGSLVAYALNITNLDPIKFDLIFERFLNIERISLPDFDIDFCMDKRDLVIEHVKNVYGHNSVSQIITFGTMTAKAVIRDVGRVLGFPYDFLNQISKLIPLDIGISLKKAFVRNKKLSDLYKSDINVKELVNTALKLEGTIRNVGKHAGGVVISPYDITKYTTIYCDYNGKNVVTQFDKNDIEDIGLVKFDFLGLKTLTVIQYTLKMINEKRVKNNQRLINVDNIILNDKKIFDFLKTAQTTGIFQLESKGIKELIKQLQPDNFEDIIALLALFRPGPLQSGMVENFINRKHGRETISYPNKNWQHEKLKPILQSTYGIILYQEQVMKIAQVLANYSLGEADILRRVISKKQHKEMSLQRKRFLEGSRLLKINDILSMKIFDYLEKFSSYGFNKSHSAGYALIAYQTLWLKVYYPAEFIAAVLTSEMDNKNRIIDLVHECKNLNINILPPNINRSLYKFHVDKNGNIIYGLGAIKGIGKNQADNILNVREKYGKFKSIFDFFIKLNIKKINKRVIEALIMSGTLDCFNLNRGVLKNNLGNIINITNQYLQGEATGQIDMFNKNNFSIKQNYIDNNIKLFWSKKKIFLKEKKILGFYLTGHPINDYLTEIIHYTNNNSINKICLNYNKKKILYTKIVGIISNVRNVFNKQMQKILFLDLDDNTAKIEVHVTLNLLNKYNNILKINNIIIVEGLVYFNNFLNLFILNSQNIMSLEDARIKYLYNASIILMNEQIFNKNIFLDNLQKILFTEASSNKKKIPLYFFQNYFSFKNKKHYDKKFFIPIDENIFDKLKCLININNIKLVFNKNIY from the coding sequence ATGAATTATCCATATTTTATTCATCTACATGTTCATAGTGATTATTCAATGCAAAATGGACTTTCAAAAATTGAAAAAATTATAGAAAAAACTGCATTATTAAATATGCCTGCAATAGCTATAACTGATATTTCTAATATATTTGGTTTAGTGAAATTCTATAAAATTGCACATCATTATGGAATAAAAGCTATTATCGGCGCTGATTTTAAAATTGAAAATTTAAATAATGGTTTTTCAAAATTAACTATACTAGCATCTAATAATATTGGATATCAAAATCTTAAATTACTAATAGCTGATATTTATAAAAATGGATATAACAATATTATTGGGCCTACAGTTACTTATCAATTACTGAAAAAATATTGTCAAGGATTGATTATTTTATCAGGGGGTGTTAAAGGTGATATAGGAAAAAATATTTTACAAAAAAATACTTATTTAATAAAAATATTAATTAATTTTTATAAAAAATATTTTCCTAATCGATTTTATTTAGAGCTCATACGTACAAATCGTGCAAATGAAGAAAATTACATAAATATGGCGTTAGAGATATCACATTATTTTTCTATCCCTTTAGTTGCTACTAATGAAGTCTATTTTTTAAATAAAAAAGATTTTGATACACATAATATTAGAGTAGCCATTAATAGAGGTTATACTCTAAATGAGAGTAAGGAAAAATTAGACTATAGTCCAGAACAATTTTTAAAAAATACACAAGAAATGTGTATTTTATTTAAAGATATTCCTGAAGCATTATCTAATAGCGTAGAAATAGCTAAAAAATGTAATGTCTTTTTAAAATTAAATCAATATTTTTTACCTAAATTTAAAGTAAAAAACGTTTCTTCTCCACAAAATTATCTTATTAAAAAATCTTATATAGGATTACAAAAAAGATTAAAAAATATATATCAAAATATTAATATATTTAATTCTAAAAAAATGAAATATGAAAAGAGATTATTTTACGAATTAAATATTATTAATAAAATGGGGTTCCCTAGTTATTTTTTAATAGTTATGGAATTTGTACAATGGGCTAAGAAAAATAGTATACCTGTTGGTCCAGCTAGAGGTTCTGGTGCTGGTTCATTAGTTGCATATGCTCTAAATATTACTAATTTAGACCCAATAAAATTTGATTTAATTTTTGAGAGGTTTTTAAATATAGAAAGAATATCACTTCCTGATTTTGATATTGATTTTTGTATGGATAAACGTGATTTAGTTATTGAACATGTTAAAAATGTTTATGGTCATAATTCAGTATCACAAATTATTACGTTCGGAACAATGACGGCAAAAGCAGTAATTAGGGATGTTGGTAGAGTATTAGGTTTTCCATACGATTTTCTTAATCAAATTTCCAAGCTAATTCCTTTAGATATAGGAATTAGTTTAAAGAAAGCTTTTGTACGTAATAAAAAATTATCAGATTTATATAAATCTGATATTAATGTGAAAGAATTAGTAAATACTGCATTAAAATTAGAAGGAACAATAAGAAATGTTGGCAAACATGCAGGAGGAGTTGTTATATCTCCTTATGATATAACTAAATATACAACTATATATTGTGATTATAATGGGAAAAATGTAGTTACCCAATTCGATAAAAATGATATAGAAGATATTGGTTTAGTGAAATTCGATTTTTTAGGACTAAAAACTTTAACTGTTATTCAATATACACTAAAAATGATTAATGAAAAACGTGTAAAAAATAATCAAAGATTAATAAATGTTGATAACATTATTTTAAATGATAAAAAAATATTTGATTTTTTAAAAACTGCTCAAACTACAGGAATATTTCAATTAGAATCGAAAGGAATAAAAGAATTAATTAAACAATTACAGCCAGATAATTTTGAAGACATAATAGCTTTATTAGCTTTATTTCGGCCAGGACCATTACAATCTGGTATGGTAGAAAATTTTATTAATAGGAAACATGGTAGAGAAACTATTTCATATCCAAATAAAAATTGGCAACATGAAAAATTAAAACCAATATTACAATCTACATACGGGATTATTTTATATCAAGAACAAGTAATGAAAATAGCTCAAGTATTAGCAAATTATAGTTTAGGAGAAGCGGACATATTACGTCGAGTAATTAGTAAAAAACAACATAAGGAAATGTCATTACAAAGAAAACGTTTTTTAGAAGGATCTAGATTATTAAAAATTAATGATATCTTATCTATGAAAATTTTTGATTATTTAGAAAAATTTTCTTCATATGGATTTAATAAATCTCATTCTGCTGGATATGCTTTGATAGCATATCAAACCTTATGGTTAAAAGTATATTATCCAGCTGAGTTTATAGCTGCTGTATTAACATCTGAAATGGATAATAAAAATAGAATTATTGATTTAGTACATGAATGTAAAAATTTAAATATAAATATATTACCTCCCAATATCAATAGAAGTTTATACAAATTTCATGTTGATAAAAATGGAAATATTATATATGGGCTAGGTGCCATTAAAGGTATTGGGAAAAATCAGGCAGATAATATCTTAAATGTAAGGGAAAAATATGGTAAATTTAAATCAATATTTGATTTTTTTATAAAATTAAATATAAAAAAAATAAATAAACGTGTTATAGAAGCATTAATAATGTCTGGTACTTTAGATTGTTTTAATCTAAATAGAGGTGTATTAAAAAATAATTTGGGCAATATAATAAATATAACAAATCAATATTTACAAGGAGAAGCAACTGGTCAAATAGATATGTTTAATAAAAATAATTTTTCTATTAAACAAAATTATATAGATAATAATATAAAATTATTTTGGTCTAAAAAAAAAATTTTCTTAAAGGAAAAGAAAATTTTAGGTTTCTATTTAACTGGACATCCAATAAATGATTATTTGACCGAAATAATTCATTATACTAATAATAATAGCATTAATAAAATTTGTTTAAATTATAATAAAAAAAAAATCTTATATACTAAAATTGTAGGTATAATAAGCAATGTTCGTAATGTTTTTAATAAACAAATGCAAAAAATTTTATTTCTTGATTTAGATGATAATACAGCTAAAATCGAAGTTCATGTTACTTTAAATTTGTTAAATAAATATAATAATATTTTAAAAATAAATAATATAATAATTGTAGAAGGTTTAGTTTATTTTAATAATTTTTTAAATTTATTTATACTAAACTCACAAAATATTATGAGTTTAGAGGATGCAAGAATAAAATATTTATATAATGCAAGTATTATTTTAATGAATGAACAAATTTTTAATAAAAATATTTTTTTAGATAATCTTCAAAAAATATTATTTACTGAAGCTTCGTCTAATAAAAAAAAAATACCCTTGTATTTTTTTCAAAATTATTTTTCTTTTAAAAATAAAAAACATTATGATAAAAAATTCTTTATTCCTATTGATGAAAACATTTTTGATAAATTAAAATGTTTAATTAACATTAATAATATTAAATTAGTTTTTAATAAAAATATTTATTAA
- a CDS encoding OmpH family outer membrane protein, whose product MKFSLRAIILSVLILTFPVDKAFCFTQFAIVDITKVVQKIPQTQKTIKKLEKEFQPKIDKIKKIQDSIQLKTEKLKNNRLSIFSNEKNTLEKEIINEKNILAIQIKNFETELTKRQEEERAKLLHVIKKVINIVAKKNNYNIVFDSSALFYINNIDNLTDSVIEQMK is encoded by the coding sequence ATGAAATTTTCTTTACGAGCAATTATTTTATCTGTATTAATTTTAACTTTTCCTGTTGATAAAGCTTTTTGTTTTACTCAGTTCGCAATTGTAGATATTACGAAAGTTGTTCAAAAAATACCTCAAACACAAAAAACTATTAAAAAATTGGAAAAAGAATTTCAACCTAAAATTGATAAAATAAAAAAAATACAAGATTCAATACAACTTAAAACAGAAAAATTAAAAAATAATAGACTATCAATATTTTCAAATGAAAAAAATACATTAGAAAAAGAAATTATAAATGAAAAAAACATTTTAGCAATTCAAATTAAGAATTTTGAAACAGAACTTACAAAAAGACAAGAAGAAGAACGTGCAAAATTATTACATGTAATTAAAAAAGTTATTAATATTGTAGCTAAAAAAAATAACTATAATATAGTCTTTGATTCTAGTGCTCTTTTTTACATAAACAATATTGATAATTTAACAGATAGTGTGATAGAACAAATGAAATAA
- a CDS encoding proline--tRNA ligase: MLTTKYLFFTSKNKIYQKNINSYSLMIKSGIIKRLSSGIYTWLPTGLKIINNFKKIIRHEMNNIDAIELLMPILQPIHIWTKSGRVNDYGAELLKILDRRKNNFILGPTHEEVITHLMNNEIKSYKSLPIHLYQIQTKFRDEIRPRLGVIRSKEFIMKDSYSFHITKESLEETYNVVFNTYKKIFNLINIDYLIVKANNNVIGGDISHEFHILSKNGENSIALSEDKKYITNIELTKYSLPKKEHINKNFFFKKKLVKFKNCSEYKILSEKFNISIKNIVKTAIVETIDEKYPFIILLLRADYEFNINKIKKINKNITRILSKKNIENLFNINILSLGPFNQKIPIIGDFSIINMYNFTIGANIKDKYYINTNWDKDLPIPENIQDIRYVTKNDITRDKKEKISIKNSIEVAHIFQLGTKYSKLMNNYIYNKDKIRKPLHMGCYGIGISRLIAAIIEQNYDSKGICWPNSFLAPFLIAIIPINMYKYSLVKKYSYLLYERFKTLGIKILLDDRRISPGVMFADMDLIGIPYNIIINNNNIMNNNVEYKCRKTGLKNIIPVKLIFNYILKKIQLNNCFNIFYPKK; the protein is encoded by the coding sequence GTGTTAACTACTAAATATTTATTTTTTACATCTAAAAATAAAATATATCAAAAAAATATTAACAGTTATTCTTTAATGATCAAATCTGGAATAATAAAAAGGTTATCTTCTGGAATATATACTTGGTTACCTACTGGATTAAAAATAATTAATAATTTTAAAAAAATAATCCGTCATGAAATGAATAATATAGATGCAATAGAATTATTAATGCCAATATTACAACCAATACATATTTGGACAAAAAGTGGTCGTGTAAATGATTATGGAGCAGAATTATTAAAGATTTTAGATAGAAGAAAAAATAATTTTATATTAGGTCCTACTCATGAAGAAGTAATAACTCATTTAATGAATAATGAAATTAAATCATATAAATCTTTGCCTATACATTTATATCAAATACAAACAAAATTTAGAGATGAAATTAGACCCCGTTTAGGTGTTATACGTTCTAAAGAATTTATTATGAAAGACAGTTATTCTTTTCATATTACAAAAGAATCTTTAGAAGAAACATATAATGTTGTTTTTAATACTTATAAAAAAATATTTAATTTAATTAATATTGATTATTTAATAGTTAAAGCAAACAATAATGTTATTGGAGGAGATATTTCCCATGAATTTCATATTTTATCCAAAAATGGAGAAAATTCGATTGCATTATCTGAAGATAAAAAATACATAACAAATATAGAATTAACAAAATATAGTTTGCCTAAAAAGGAACATATAAACAAAAACTTTTTTTTTAAAAAAAAATTAGTAAAATTTAAAAATTGTTCTGAATATAAAATTTTATCTGAAAAATTTAATATTTCAATAAAAAATATAGTAAAAACAGCTATTGTTGAAACCATAGATGAGAAATATCCTTTTATTATTCTTTTATTGAGAGCAGATTATGAATTTAATATAAATAAAATTAAAAAAATAAATAAAAATATAACCAGAATTTTATCTAAAAAAAATATAGAAAATTTATTTAATATAAATATTTTATCATTAGGTCCTTTTAATCAAAAAATACCTATTATAGGTGATTTTTCTATAATAAATATGTATAATTTTACTATAGGTGCAAATATAAAAGATAAATATTATATAAATACTAATTGGGATAAAGATTTACCTATACCTGAAAATATTCAAGATATTCGTTATGTAACGAAAAATGATATAACTAGAGATAAAAAAGAAAAAATTTCTATTAAAAATAGTATAGAAGTAGCTCATATTTTTCAACTTGGCACTAAATATTCTAAATTAATGAATAATTACATATATAATAAAGATAAAATAAGAAAACCCTTACATATGGGATGTTATGGTATTGGAATTTCAAGATTAATTGCTGCTATTATAGAACAAAATTATGATTCTAAAGGGATATGCTGGCCCAATTCATTTTTAGCACCATTTTTAATTGCTATTATTCCAATAAATATGTACAAATATTCTTTAGTAAAAAAATATTCTTATTTACTTTATGAACGTTTCAAAACATTAGGAATTAAAATCTTATTAGATGATCGACGTATCTCTCCTGGAGTGATGTTTGCTGATATGGATTTAATTGGGATTCCTTATAATATTATTATTAATAATAATAATATTATGAATAATAATGTAGAATATAAGTGTAGAAAAACAGGCTTAAAAAATATTATTCCTGTTAAATTAATATTTAATTATATTTTAAAAAAAATACAATTAAATAATTGTTTTAACATTTTTTATCCCAAAAAATAA
- the fabZ gene encoding 3-hydroxyacyl-ACP dehydratase FabZ — translation MLNINEILYILPHRYPFILVDKIISFKKFIFLNAIKNISLNEPCFQGHFPENPIYPGVLLLESMIQTTGILLYKSVKKQILKNKDMYYITGMNDVRFKHFVFPGDQILIKSILEKQRKKFFFFKSIVKVKKKIVCKAKIMCVRIIKK, via the coding sequence ATGTTAAATATTAATGAGATTTTATACATTTTACCTCATCGATATCCGTTTATTTTAGTAGATAAAATTATTTCGTTTAAAAAATTTATATTTTTAAATGCTATAAAGAATATTTCTTTAAATGAACCATGTTTTCAAGGACATTTTCCTGAAAATCCTATTTATCCTGGTGTTTTATTATTAGAATCAATGATACAAACTACAGGTATTTTATTATATAAAAGTGTTAAAAAACAAATATTAAAAAATAAAGATATGTACTATATTACTGGGATGAATGATGTCCGTTTTAAACATTTTGTATTTCCTGGAGATCAAATATTAATAAAAAGTATTTTGGAAAAACAAAGAAAAAAATTTTTTTTTTTTAAAAGTATAGTAAAAGTTAAAAAAAAAATTGTTTGTAAAGCAAAAATTATGTGCGTACGTATTATTAAAAAATAA
- the bamA gene encoding outer membrane protein assembly factor BamA codes for MIFYDYNKNFFYKIYKYSKYFLFIFLLIFIKDVNCQNIILKKQKSTICVQKIIFFGLNKLKLNDVLAKTPIKIGECISDTDLTKIIHILFITGFFEDINIFKHKNTIIIKVVEKPMISNISIKNNTTIKTSIIKEFLKNIGIKNKAILDRQLLFTFKNNIERIFYENGMFYSNIKIKIVINKNRTVNITIFFNEKNATKVKQINILGNHFYSTDFLIKYLNINNNFLFFFPKRDKYNFTYLNEKISKLQELYLDHGFPKFKIQHITQNLSYDKKNMFLTIKIKENQQFRIAKIILNINKNKYLKHIKNMVNISPGELYQEKKIVQLKDDIISYLGNYGFLNPNIKIFKDFNIKNHILTLILQIDVNKKYYVRKIEFSGNISTKNSILRRVTYQKEGAWFNSKLIEKTRRKLLSLGYFTKVEVLLHKNHDIFHTLDVIFQVQEEDTGDFSFNGGVGGWVETVSLQNVIKQENFLGTDNDIFINSNINNFHSYVEFLFNKNNVYFKDLSIGIKISLDNTRDNTNNSNYYNNFMNHNKGFGAVIKYPITENILLESNVGFSKNYITNINNELTLLHFLKKIGYKVYSYPKKNFILNELSISYSLLYNNLDNQKFPIFGQVGFLEAYFSFPWYDRTSNYKINFDYTHYIPLSFKRKKEDLKNNDVFIYLFKANIGYGHGFLGGTFPVYNNFYLGGINSIRGYKPNSIGPKAMYLNTKYNNCDNNRSICMSNNAIGGNFVININQELIIPMNFLSEKYKEKIRSSIFFDIGNLFNTLVEDNYLYKLYKIPGLKILSDIRSSLGISVKWKSSIGKFEISYAHPFKKYETDQVEQLQFHIGKTW; via the coding sequence ATGATTTTTTACGATTATAATAAAAATTTTTTTTACAAAATATATAAATATAGTAAATATTTCTTATTTATATTTTTGTTAATTTTTATTAAAGATGTTAATTGTCAAAATATTATTTTAAAGAAACAAAAAAGTACAATTTGTGTTCAAAAAATAATATTTTTTGGTCTTAATAAACTAAAATTAAATGATGTTTTAGCAAAAACACCTATAAAAATAGGAGAGTGCATATCTGACACAGATTTAACAAAAATTATACATATATTATTTATTACTGGTTTTTTTGAAGATATAAATATTTTTAAACATAAAAATACGATTATTATCAAAGTAGTAGAAAAACCAATGATTTCTAATATCTCTATTAAAAATAATACAACAATAAAAACAAGTATTATAAAAGAATTTTTGAAAAATATAGGGATTAAAAATAAAGCTATATTAGATCGTCAATTATTATTTACCTTTAAAAATAATATTGAACGTATTTTTTATGAAAATGGGATGTTTTATTCTAATATAAAAATCAAAATTGTTATTAACAAAAATCGAACCGTAAATATAACAATATTTTTTAATGAAAAAAATGCTACTAAAGTTAAACAAATAAATATATTAGGAAATCATTTCTATAGTACTGATTTTTTAATAAAATATTTAAACATAAATAACAACTTTTTATTTTTCTTTCCAAAAAGAGATAAATATAATTTTACTTATCTTAATGAGAAGATTAGTAAATTACAAGAATTATATTTAGATCATGGGTTTCCTAAATTTAAAATTCAACATATTACTCAAAATTTATCATATGATAAAAAAAATATGTTTTTAACAATTAAAATTAAGGAGAATCAGCAATTTAGAATTGCTAAAATTATTTTAAATATTAATAAAAATAAATATTTAAAACATATAAAAAATATGGTTAATATTTCTCCAGGAGAACTTTATCAAGAAAAAAAAATAGTACAATTAAAAGATGATATAATCAGTTATTTAGGAAATTATGGTTTTTTAAATCCAAATATCAAAATATTTAAAGATTTTAATATAAAAAATCATATATTAACTCTGATTTTACAAATAGATGTAAATAAAAAATATTATGTAAGAAAAATAGAATTTTCGGGAAATATTTCTACAAAAAATAGCATTTTAAGACGTGTAACTTATCAAAAAGAAGGTGCTTGGTTTAATAGTAAATTAATTGAAAAAACAAGAAGAAAATTACTTTCATTAGGATACTTTACTAAAGTAGAAGTTTTATTACATAAAAATCATGATATTTTTCATACATTAGACGTAATATTTCAAGTTCAAGAAGAAGATACAGGTGATTTTAGTTTTAACGGAGGAGTAGGAGGTTGGGTTGAAACTGTATCATTACAAAATGTAATTAAACAAGAAAATTTCTTAGGAACTGATAATGATATATTTATAAATTCTAATATTAATAATTTTCACTCTTATGTTGAATTTTTATTTAATAAAAATAATGTTTATTTTAAAGATTTAAGTATAGGAATCAAAATATCTCTAGATAACACTAGAGATAATACTAATAATAGTAATTATTATAATAATTTTATGAATCACAATAAAGGATTTGGGGCTGTTATTAAGTATCCTATTACTGAAAACATTCTTTTAGAAAGTAATGTGGGATTTTCGAAAAATTATATTACTAATATTAATAATGAATTAACTTTACTTCATTTTTTAAAAAAAATAGGATATAAAGTATATTCTTATCCTAAGAAGAATTTTATATTAAATGAATTAAGCATAAGTTATTCATTATTATATAATAATTTGGATAATCAAAAATTTCCGATATTTGGACAAGTTGGGTTTCTAGAGGCGTATTTTTCTTTTCCTTGGTATGACAGAACTAGTAATTATAAAATTAACTTTGATTATACTCACTATATTCCTTTATCTTTTAAACGTAAAAAAGAAGATTTAAAAAATAATGATGTTTTCATTTATTTATTTAAAGCTAATATTGGATATGGTCATGGTTTTTTAGGCGGAACATTTCCTGTTTATAATAATTTTTATCTTGGGGGAATAAATTCGATTAGAGGGTATAAACCTAATAGTATTGGGCCTAAAGCAATGTATTTGAATACAAAATACAATAATTGTGATAATAATAGATCTATTTGTATGTCAAATAATGCAATAGGAGGTAATTTTGTTATCAATATAAATCAAGAATTAATTATACCCATGAATTTTTTAAGTGAAAAATATAAAGAAAAAATTAGGTCTTCTATTTTCTTTGATATTGGAAATTTATTCAATACTCTAGTAGAAGATAATTATTTATATAAATTATATAAAATACCTGGTTTAAAGATTTTATCAGATATAAGAAGTTCACTAGGTATTTCTGTTAAATGGAAATCTTCTATAGGAAAATTTGAAATTTCTTATGCGCATCCATTTAAAAAATATGAAACAGATCAAGTGGAACAATTACAATTTCATATTGGCAAAACTTGGTAA
- the tilS gene encoding tRNA lysidine(34) synthetase TilS, whose translation MLIDKHTQLILCKFKKILIAYSGGLDSTVLLYNLVKLRNKHPLLLRVIHINHNLCNLSNKWVEICSSQCKTFKVFFLHQNINIQKNSNIEKNARIERYKAIAQIIKHDEVLVTAHHLDDQCETFFLFLKRGSGPKGLSGIHQKNIINNIKLYRPLLNVTRKQILQYAIKNKLKWIEDSSNFDIKYDRNFLRNIILPKIMNRWPFFNKTVSRSAALCNEQEQLLNELINPLFYKLVQKNNSLFITPLYFYSEIKRNFIIRKWISYNECYYMPSKKMLSIIWNEIINCNNNANPKILIKKHVICKYKSFLHCIKYVNSLKKIVLIWKNFNKPLLLPNKLGKLIYYSNINSDSKKNIINIRNPENNEILYIKFGFIGKYYFDNIKKKKNIDDIWEDLSIPKWEREQIPLLFYNKIFIADLKNKIITKNGMSKNKNNFFIFWDKKC comes from the coding sequence ATGTTAATAGATAAGCATACACAATTAATTTTATGTAAATTTAAAAAGATATTAATAGCATACAGTGGTGGTTTAGATTCTACTGTATTATTATATAATTTAGTAAAATTAAGAAATAAACATCCTTTATTATTAAGAGTTATTCATATAAATCATAATTTATGTAATTTATCAAATAAATGGGTAGAAATATGTTCGTCACAATGTAAAACATTTAAAGTATTTTTTTTACATCAAAATATAAATATACAAAAAAATAGTAATATAGAAAAGAATGCTCGTATAGAAAGATATAAAGCTATTGCCCAAATTATAAAACATGATGAAGTTTTAGTTACAGCTCATCATCTTGATGATCAATGTGAGACGTTTTTTTTGTTTTTAAAAAGAGGTAGTGGACCAAAAGGATTATCAGGAATACACCAAAAAAATATTATAAATAATATAAAATTATATCGTCCATTATTAAATGTAACACGCAAACAAATATTGCAATATGCTATAAAAAATAAATTAAAATGGATAGAAGATTCAAGTAATTTTGATATAAAATATGATCGTAATTTTTTAAGAAATATTATTTTACCAAAAATTATGAATAGATGGCCTTTTTTTAATAAAACTGTTTCTAGATCAGCTGCACTTTGTAATGAACAGGAACAATTATTAAATGAATTAATAAATCCTTTATTTTATAAGTTAGTACAAAAAAATAATAGTTTATTTATTACTCCTTTGTACTTTTATAGTGAAATTAAAAGAAATTTCATAATTAGAAAATGGATATCATATAATGAATGTTATTATATGCCTTCTAAAAAAATGTTATCCATTATATGGAATGAAATTATTAATTGTAATAATAATGCAAATCCTAAAATTTTAATTAAAAAACATGTAATTTGTAAATATAAATCTTTTTTACACTGTATTAAATATGTAAATTCTTTAAAAAAAATTGTTTTAATTTGGAAAAATTTTAATAAACCACTTTTATTACCTAATAAATTAGGTAAATTAATCTATTATTCTAATATTAATTCTGACTCTAAGAAAAATATTATAAATATAAGAAATCCTGAAAATAATGAAATTTTATATATAAAATTTGGTTTTATAGGTAAATACTATTTTGATAATATAAAAAAAAAAAAAAACATAGATGATATATGGGAAGATTTATCCATCCCAAAATGGGAAAGAGAACAAATACCATTACTGTTTTATAATAAAATATTTATTGCAGACTTAAAAAATAAAATAATTACTAAAAATGGAATGTCAAAAAATAAAAATAATTTTTTTATTTTTTGGGATAAAAAATGTTAA